Proteins found in one Moritella sp. F3 genomic segment:
- a CDS encoding STAS/SEC14 domain-containing protein encodes MLEMIDIEIDNAVAFQMSGKITEGDMALVLNFAKEKIEHYGSIVLFEKINSFSGVEFAALIEEFKYLFDVGISNIDKVAILTDKKWIEHIVNIEDKMFKKIDMQCFALEEQSLAIEFLKSV; translated from the coding sequence ATGTTGGAAATGATAGATATCGAAATTGACAACGCGGTTGCGTTTCAAATGTCGGGTAAAATAACGGAAGGTGACATGGCGCTGGTGCTGAATTTTGCCAAAGAGAAAATTGAGCATTATGGCAGTATTGTCCTGTTTGAAAAGATTAACTCTTTTAGCGGTGTTGAATTTGCAGCCCTAATCGAAGAGTTTAAATATCTGTTTGATGTCGGTATTAGCAATATAGATAAGGTTGCGATATTAACGGATAAAAAGTGGATAGAACATATTGTTAATATTGAAGATAAGATGTTTAAAAAAATTGATATGCAATGCTTTGCTTTGGAAGAACAGTCTCTGGCAATTGAATTCCTGAAAAGCGTATAA
- a CDS encoding GNAT family N-acetyltransferase yields the protein MKTIKIKPYAIQWATEITDLFYQSVHGIDPLVYTVEQKQAWAPTPPDYEAWSKRLSVKRPFVAIVDGRIAGFIELDVDGHIDCTYAHPDFQGMGVASALYKHLLTEARARSIARLYVEASLIAKPFFERRGFSVVTTNTVQRNAVTLVNFTMELNMTTHYLDVSPEYSEEAPAFTDIERWTGYAILEFGASWCGHCQTAEPAIKDVLVAHPQLPHIKIADGRGKKLGRVFKVKLWPTLVLLKDGQEVSRLVRPTAITEVRDLLAGI from the coding sequence ATGAAGACGATTAAAATTAAGCCGTACGCTATCCAATGGGCGACAGAGATTACTGATTTATTTTACCAATCCGTTCACGGTATAGATCCGTTGGTATATACAGTAGAACAGAAACAGGCTTGGGCTCCTACGCCACCTGACTATGAGGCCTGGTCGAAACGATTAAGTGTCAAAAGACCGTTCGTGGCGATAGTTGATGGTCGGATAGCGGGCTTTATTGAGTTGGATGTTGATGGTCATATTGATTGTACCTACGCACACCCTGACTTTCAGGGGATGGGCGTTGCATCGGCACTTTATAAACATTTGCTTACAGAAGCACGGGCCAGGAGCATCGCGCGTTTATATGTTGAGGCATCATTGATTGCCAAGCCGTTTTTCGAGCGTCGTGGTTTTTCTGTGGTAACGACAAATACAGTACAACGAAATGCCGTTACTTTAGTTAATTTTACAATGGAATTAAATATGACGACTCACTATCTTGATGTTAGCCCTGAATATAGCGAAGAAGCTCCGGCGTTTACAGATATAGAGCGTTGGACTGGTTATGCCATTTTAGAGTTTGGTGCGTCTTGGTGTGGTCACTGTCAAACGGCTGAACCTGCGATTAAAGACGTGCTAGTAGCTCATCCGCAATTACCCCACATAAAAATAGCTGATGGTCGAGGCAAAAAACTCGGACGGGTATTTAAAGTTAAGTTATGGCCGACGTTGGTATTACTTAAAGATGGGCAAGAAGTATCGCGACTTGTCAGACCGACTGCTATTACAGAGGTGCGAGATTTATTGGCTGGTATATAA